The Clostridium beijerinckii genomic sequence AATAATACAATACTTTCAAAACCAAAGAAATTGAGAAGTTTAGGAGTAGTAGAAAATTCTTCTGTAATTCGAGATGTTACATGTTATTTAGGAAAAGAGACTAAAAAAACTCAAAATAGATTTAGAGTAGTTGAATTTACTGATTATTATGGTAAATCAGTAAAAGTGTGCACTGACCTAATGAACATTACTCCAGAAAAAATAGCAGAAATATACAAGGAACGTTGGAAAATTGAAACCTTCTTTAAATTTATAAAACAAAACTTGAATGTAAAAAGAATATTTGGAACAACTGAAAATGCTGTCTATAATCAACTTTTCATATCATTGATAGCTTATGTTTTGCTTCAATTTACTTATGTTGAAACGACTAAAAATTTAAAATATGTTAAATTATCACTAATTCAATTTGTAAGAAAATTGCTTAAAAAAAGTCTTAAGGTCGAAGTCTATATATCTATTAACTTATTTTTGAAAAATATCAAAAATAAGTTAATAATTTAAAGTAAAAATTTGGTTAATCAACACTTGTGATAAATACCTAAAGAATAAAAAACTTACTAGCTTTTTAGAAGCTAATAAGTTCTATTTTCTAGAAGAAATTTAATAAAAACTGTTAGAGCGCTTTTACTGATCTTAATACCTATTCTTTGCTAAATAGTAAAGAGTCCTTACACCAACTCCTGTACCACCTTTAGAACAATAGCTACTTTCCTTTTCAGTCCATGCTGTACCTGCAATATCTAAATGTAACCAAGGCTTATTTTGTACAAATTCGCCTATAAATAATCCAGCAGTAATAGTACCTGCATGCCTGCCTCCAGTATTTTTTAAATCTGCTATATCGGACTTAATAAGTTTTTTATAATCATCAAAGTCAGGTAATCTCCAAACTTTTTCATCAGCTTTAAGTGATGCGCTTTCTAACTCTTTATAAAACTCATCGTTATTAGATACTACAGCTGTTGTAGTAACTCCAAGTGCAACTAAGGCAGCTCCTGTTAATGTAGCTAAATCTATAACCTTATTAACTTTTTCCTTTTCAATTATATAATGTACCGCATCTATAAGAGTAAGTCTTCCTTCTGCATCTGTATTTAAAACTTCAATGTATTTACCAGCCATAGAACCAATTATATCTCCTGGTTTATATGCTTTGCCAGATATTAAATTTTCACATGCAGCAATTACTCCTACAACATTTATCTTTAGCTTTTTCTTTGCTATAGCACTTATTGCTCCAATAACTGATGCAGCTCCACCCATGTCTGATTTCATTGAATCCATGCTGCTAGTTGGCTTGATAGAATATCCACCTGAATCATAAGTGACTCCCTTTCCAACTAGACCTAATATGTCGTCCTTTTTGCTTTCATCTCCAAAATATCTCATTACAATAAGTCTAGGAGAAAGTTCTGATCCTTTAGCTACTGATAGGAAAGATTCCATTCCAAGTTCATTAATTTTCTTTTCATCGAATACTTCAACTTCAAATCCATATTTGTTTCCAGAGCCAATAACCTTTTCTGCAAGAGTTTCTGGATATAGTACATTAGCTGGTTCATTAACTAAATCCCTTGCAAATTTAGTTGTTTCAACAAGTATCAAAGCTTCATCTATATATTCATCTATTGAGTTTGGCTTTCCATTTTCATCAGTACAGATACTTACTTCAATTTCCGAATTTTCATTAGCTTCAGTCTTGTATTTGTCAAATCTATATTCTCCAAAACCAATTCCTTCAACCATAGACTTCGTAATATCTTCAACTGATAACTTCTTATTAGATGTCATATTTAATGCTATTTTTTTAGCTTTTAATTCAATTGCCTTTTTTATTGCCTTTCCAAAAGAACCTCTTATAATTTCTGTTGTCAACTCATCCTTGCTTCCAAGTCCAATAAATATTATGTCTTGAACTCCACTTTCAACTACATTGGTAGCCACACATATTTCTCCAGCATTACCTTTAAATTTATTGCTTTCTTTAAAATGCTTATATATCACTGTAAGCTTTTCATCTTGCAAATCTTTATTTTCACTATAAACCGGAAGCATAACCAAGTCAGCTTCATTAGCTTTAATTGTATTAATTTTAAATTCCATACTATTCCCTCCATTTATAAAAATTAGTTTATATTCATAATTTTATATCTACTGTTCACTGCGTGTACAAACACTAGAAATATTTCATTCCTTTATAGTTTATTATTTCAATCATAAACTCTTTATATGTTATCTATATTGAAATAATAAATCTGAACTAAATGCTTACTTAAGCCTGGAATGTAGAAACTTGATTCCAACATGCGTATTAAAATTGTAAACAGTATAGATATAATTTGTTTAAGCCTTAACATCTATCATTAATGTTACGCTTTTATTGTAGTTATTATACCATATAATACGAATATGAATACTTTTTTCCATCTTTATACTTTTGATTCTTTTCAAACCAATTGAAAATCATATTATATAAGTTATAACTTCAAATAGTGTATGTCAGCGACGGACTTAACAAAATTATAATTTACTACAAGATAAAGCTATTTTTATTATACTTTCTGAAATCTTTGCCTTAATAGGTAGTTCCTAAAGAAGAAAAAGCACTGCACTAAATATATGAATTTAGCACAATGCTTATATATAACAAATTTAGTTTACAAGTTTTAGATTTACAAATTGTTTCTTATTCCCCTTGCTACATCTGGATAATTAGTTATTATTGAATCAACCTTGTTTTTGTATAAAAAGTTCATTTCATCTCCTTCATTAACAGTCCAAACATGAAGTCGTATATTTTCCTTCTTACATTCTTCTATTAGATTTTCATACTGAAGATTGTAACTACAGGGATGTAATGCAGTTACACCTAATTTTTTAGCATATTCTAAAATACCTATCCATCCATCACAATATAATAATCCAGTTCTTGCTTTATTATTAAGTTCTTTAATTTTCTTTATTGTATAATGATTGAATGATGAATATATTACTCTATCTTCAAAATCCATATCTTTTGATAACTTTAATACCTTTTCTTCAATTCCTTCATAAAATATAATTCCAGTTTTAAGTTCCACATTTATAATTAAATTGGTTGGTTTTAAAAGCTCATAAACTTCCTTAAGAGTAGGAATTTCAGCATAAACATAATTTGGATTAGAGCAATTAAAGTTAAAATTCTTAAGCTCCTTTAACGTATATTCTATTACATTACCCCTTCAATTACTTGTTCTATCAATTGTTTCATCATGTATTACTACTAATTCTCCATCTTTTGTAAGTTGCACATCTAATTCAACACCATCTGCCCCTTGGGCAACTGCAAGTTCAAATGCTTCTAAAGTGTTCTCTGGCGCATATCCTGAAGCGCCTCTATGTGCCCATATCTTTGTATCACCCATACTTTATCACCTTCCACATAATTTAATATTACAAAAGAGTACCAAGTATTTAATTACTATTGATACCCTTTCTAGATTTAAACTATTTTATAAAACTATAAAACTTTTTTGCAAATCAATTACTTATAGGTAAACAACTTAAGAATTAGACTTATTAGATGAACATTATTTACAAAGTTGCCAAGACTTAAGTTCATATCTTCACTAGAAATCATAA encodes the following:
- a CDS encoding leucyl aminopeptidase — encoded protein: MEFKINTIKANEADLVMLPVYSENKDLQDEKLTVIYKHFKESNKFKGNAGEICVATNVVESGVQDIIFIGLGSKDELTTEIIRGSFGKAIKKAIELKAKKIALNMTSNKKLSVEDITKSMVEGIGFGEYRFDKYKTEANENSEIEVSICTDENGKPNSIDEYIDEALILVETTKFARDLVNEPANVLYPETLAEKVIGSGNKYGFEVEVFDEKKINELGMESFLSVAKGSELSPRLIVMRYFGDESKKDDILGLVGKGVTYDSGGYSIKPTSSMDSMKSDMGGAASVIGAISAIAKKKLKINVVGVIAACENLISGKAYKPGDIIGSMAGKYIEVLNTDAEGRLTLIDAVHYIIEKEKVNKVIDLATLTGAALVALGVTTTAVVSNNDEFYKELESASLKADEKVWRLPDFDDYKKLIKSDIADLKNTGGRHAGTITAGLFIGEFVQNKPWLHLDIAGTAWTEKESSYCSKGGTGVGVRTLYYLAKNRY